A segment of the Candidatus Izimaplasma bacterium HR1 genome:
ATAAAATATATGTCTAAATTAAATACATCCATATGTTCAAAGTTCTTTTCTTCGAAAGCTTCAATTCTTGAATTATTTGTGGTTATATAGTTTATTGTTTTATAGAATTTAGAGTTAAACTCTGTATTATGTTCATTTAACTCTTTTATTCCAATAATAATATCTTCATTAACCCTATTATGTACATACTTAACATTATCTACTCTTGAAGGAAGTTGTTGAGGTAATTTATATTTATCAACTGTAGAAGTATAGTTGAAACATATAATTTCATCAGCTTCATGTACAACCTTGTCTATTTCCTTGTTAAGTTTTAGTTCAGACCCAATCATAATCATTTCTACAAATTCTATATACTCGTTAAATACTTTTTTGAACTCATGGTAGTCCTTATACAGTTTTTCATCTAACAAATGCTTCCATTTAGTCCAGTATTCCTCTTCTATTGCCAATGGATAATTATTGAACTTTGTAAAGAATAAAAACTTTGACTCACATAACACATTATAGAAGAAGAGCTCATTTGGATTAACATACTTGTCTACATCGAATACTATTAATCCCATCATACTCTCACCAGCTAAACCGTGTCGTATATTCTGTGATATTTCGTCCTTATATTTGAGGATATTTGATATCTCAACTTCAAAATCAATCCATGAAAATTCATCTCTAATTAACTTCTTATCGTAATATTTAATAAAGAAGTTATTTTTATACTCTTCTATTATGCTAGATTCTAGAAAATTTTTTAATGTAGTCTTTAATCCATGATGTAGATCAAATCCATTACCGATTACTGCTAATTTCATAACTTGTCCTCTTTCCTACTGTCTAACCAAATTATACCACATTTGTATATCTAAGCACTAATGACATTATTACAATTTGCATAGTAGGCAATCTCTTACTTTATACTAATTACTATACACTTTTCGAAGTAATTCTAGGTGTCTCTGCAAAGTGTCTCAAAACAAAAAAGAAAACTGAATTTATACAGTCTTCTTTTTTTTATTGTAATAACAATATTATTTGTTTCTTCTATTTCGTTGTTGATTTCTATTTCTAGAATTACTCTTTGTCTCTACTTTTCGATTATCAGAAATTCTTCTTGAAGAAGAGTGTTTCTTATTTTTATTACCTGATGTTTTACTTGATTTACTAGTATTCCTTTTATGTGGTGCTACAACAATTTTAGATGGGTCTAAAGATAGTTTCTTATCCTTTGACATTGGAATTTTCATCTTTATATGCTTTTCTATTTCTTGTAGTAGATTGAATTGATTTGGTGAGCAAAACGCAATTGTAACCCCACCTTGCCCAGCTCTACCTGTTCTCCCAATACGGTGAATATAAGTTTCAGGTACTTCAGGTAAATCATAGTTAATTACATGTGATACTTCATTTACATCAATACCTCTTGCAGCTATATCTGTAGCTACAAGAATTCTGATTTCTTTCTTTTTAAAAGCCTTCAATACTTTTTGTCTGTCACCTTGTGCTTTATCTCCATGAAGTGATGATGATTTTAGACCCTCTGCGTTTAGATCTCTAACGATATCTTCCGCACCATATTTTGTTCTTGAAAAGACTAATACTGCTTTATACTCTTCTTGTTTCAGTAGTTTTATCAATAGTTTTATTTTTGATTTTTTAGAGACATAATAAACTGATTGGGTAATTCTATCTATTGTTTCATCTTCAGGTGAAACTTTGATTCTAACAGGATTTTGTAAAATCTCATTCGCTAAGTTCGTTATTGCTTTAGGTAAGGTAGCAGAGAATAACATTGTTTGTCTTTCTTTTTTAACCATAGAGATGATTTTCTTAACATCATTAATGAATCCCATGTCAAGCATTCTATCTGCTTCATCTAGAACTAAGTAGTCTACATTAGATAAACTTAGTTTTTTTTGTTTGATTAAATCAAGTAGTCTCCCGGGAGTTGCTACTAAGATATCTACTCCACGCTGTAAATCTCTTACTTGTCTTGATTGTTTGATACCACCATAAACTACAGTTGCGTTTACGTTAATATACTTACTATACTCTACAAAATTGTCATATATTTGCAAAGCTAGTTCCCGTGTTGGCGCTAAAACTAAAGCTTTTATAGTCTTCTCTTTTGTATTTTCTTCTAATTTTTCTAAGTAGATTTTTTGCAAGATTGGAATCGCAAAAGCAGCTGTCTTTCCTGTTCCTGTTTGAGCACTACCCATTACATCTTGATTGTTCAGTAATACTGGTATAGATTTTTCTTGTACTGGTGTTGGTATTGTATACTCTTTTATTTTTAGTGCTTTTAGGATTGGTTCAATTATATTTAAATCTTTAAACTCCATTATTTGTGTCTCCTTTATATAAAGATAGTATTTCTAAATTATGAATAACTATCAGCAATTTATTTTTAGTTTGCATTAACAAGGATAACACATGTAATGCAATTATTATAATAAGTAATGAAAAGATACCATTCAGCTGAATAGTATCTAGATATAAAACATTTTGTATTCTTCTTGATTATTTATGATACGTCTCGTTGTAAGGATAGTTAATTGCAACTTATTAATAATTCTATATCATGAATAGTATTGAAGAAACCTATTAAATCAACATTTCTACAGTCCATAATGATGTAGTTTTCTATTTGATATTCATTTCATTCTTTACTTTTAGTATTTGATTTGCCAACATTTCCTTCTGTTGATCAAATATTTCATTATCAAATGAACTTGAATGGATCTTTACTAACTCTTTAAACTCCTCAAAATGTGCTATCTTTGATTTGTGATTCAATGAGATATCATAAATTTGAGAATAAGTGATTTTTTTATAACACTCCTGCTTTGAAAATCTCGATATATCCTCTTTATTGTAATTTGGTCTCAAAATATAAAAATGTAGGTTTTCCAGAGGAATACCTCTCTTTAGTGCATAATTTTGTGTATATTCAAAATATTTATCTAATTGAGATAATTTTTTATCCACTTTATTTATTCCATTTATAGATGATTTCACCTTGTTCTCAATTACGATAATATGATTGTCAACTACAATAAATAAATCTATTCTATTTTCAGTTTCTCTCGCTATTAATTCTGGAGATTTTTCAAATTCTAGTTTGAGTATTTCTTTTGCAAATTTTATCCAAAAATTATAGTCATTATCCAAAAAATACGCTAAGAAATTAGTAATGACATTCTCATCATAATTCTTTCTCAAAACAGATATTAATGATTGAACATTTTTACTATTTGAATTTACCTTTGAGGTTATTTGATCCCAAATTATATTCTTTTTTATTAACTCTACTATCTTATCATAATAACTACTGTTCATTCCTTCTCTTTCAATGTATATTTTCATTGTTTCTGAAGTTCTAGATATAGTTTCACCTTCATCATTATAAGGAAATTCAATTTCCTGGTTCGCTTTAAATATCCTTGAAGTCTTAAATGTAACAAAATATGATATGTTTAACTCACTATCATTATCCCTTACTATATCCATTAAACTAATTCCACCATAGCTTATATTATTTTCTGCAATATACTTTCTTTGGCTTATCGCCAATGCTTTACTAGATTTTATTGTTTCCTTGCTTGCATTTTTTTTTGCGTGCTTTGCTTTTTTGAGTATCTGCTGTTCAACTTTAGCATAGCCAATGATTTGAAGCCTTTTTTGACCTTTTACAGCTCTTACAAAAATAACATATTCTATTCTATCATCCCATTTTTGAGCTATATTACCATATGGATTCGCATATATATAAAAACTTCCATTATCAGATGGGTATATGTTGATAAACTCATGTCCTATATTTGAAGCTGATGAGAGGTATCCACCTGTAAAAAGATTATTAATCAATATTACATCTTTATCTATTTTCATAACTCATTCTCCTTAAATAATTCTTTTCCATCACACTTTCATTCATCTTATTCAAAATAGAATTATTGTGATTTTCATCTCCACAATTACCCATCATTATCGTCAATTCTTGAGTTCAATTTCACCTTTTTTATATTTTCATATTTTATTGGATATACAACTTCTTTTTCACCCATAACTGTTGGAGTCCCAAGTCTAAATTGCGGATAGAAATATTTTATCACGAAATCACTAAGTCCATTTAAATCTATACCATACTCACATTCTGCAGTTCTTCCTTGAATAATAATTCCTCTACTTGATTCATAGAACCAATAAATTTCAGTAACTTTATCAGCTTTTGTCCATCCAACATAATGAACTGTTTCTTCAATTCCATAATATGGCATTCTCTCATTATAGTTTTGGTGTATTCTAAAGAGATTCCCCTTATATTTAACCATTTCTAAAAAGTCTGCTTCAAATTCCGTCTTTTCTCTTTTGCTTTCAAAATCAGTGACATTGATATCTATTAACTCCCATAACAAATCATACTCGATTAATGACTCTTCAGATCTTCTAAATCCACTTTTCGAGTGATTAACCCACCTCTTTAAATCATCACAGATTCTCTCCACTAAAGCAAATGCTTCCTCGCGTTGTTTATTAGTCATCTTCATCTGTCTCTTTTATTTTCGAATACTTATTATCCATTATTGGAAGACTAATATCACGTATAATCTCTCTAAAATTATACATTTGCATCGTTATATCAAGGTTTAATGATCTTACATTCTTTACATGGTCATGTAAATCCTTTTTGAAATTTAGCTCATGCTTATTATAGTATGCATCGATAAATCCTGGGTTATAAATTTTTGAGTGGTTTGCAAACATTTCTTCTGATATTTTACCAATATTGTTTTTTATTGAAGCAATACGCGTATCAGTTATAACTTTATATAACTCATCTAGGTACTCGGTTATCATTAAGTAAGCATTTGTTGCAAATCTCATGTAAAGGTAGGCTTGCTCAAAATCATATATTGAGAAAGATAATTTAACTTCAATCAAATGCAATGAAGCATCAATTTGCTCGTAGTGTTTTTCCAATTCTCTAATACCTTCATCTAAATAGTTTTCTAACTTGGCTTTTTTATCAGTAATTATTAGAAAAACCAAACTTACGAAGAAACCCATAGAGAAGTTCAACAACATATTGCTGAACCAAGATAAAATATTACTACCCCCAAAAGAAAGCAAAAATGACAAAACTAGTGTTACCACAGTTCCAATACTCATACTTTTTATCCAAGTAACAGTAGAAAACTTTCCAGGATATCTCCTTACTATCGAATTCTTATTAAGCGCAAAACCATCATAAAAATATTCTAAATGTTCTTCATAGAGTTTTTTATAATCTCTATCAACATTAAAATCACTCATTTGTTACACACCCTTCATATCAAAGTCTCAAAATCTTTACCTACATGTGAATTACTAATTGAACCTTCTCTCTGAAAATTATTCAACATACATCATCTCTCTAATATTTCAATTTCCTGTTCCATATTTTCAATTAATTGATTTACATTTACACTCTGATTTATTCTTTGTTGATGATTCTTAAATGCAAAGTATTTTTCTAATTTAAATTTTGTAACAGCATCCCAAACTATATTATTACTAAAAAAAGCATGAGTTTGGTTTGTATTATAATCCACAACAGCCATTTTAAACTTAATTAATTTTGCTATATCATTAAGTCTCTTATCAACAGAAAAGAAAAACGGCAAAGTTAACCTAGCTTTTTTGTGTCTTACATTGGTCATATAAATATCTAAAACTCTCAAATGAAAGATATCCCACGAACTATTTCTAATCACATTTAGCATGTTCTTATGGTTTTTTTGAAATTTGCTAAAGAACAATAATTTTGTACCTTTCTTAAAGAATTCAAATGATAATATAAGCTCCGCTATAGGCATTCTGTGTAACTCATTATTACAATATTCTAATAACTCAATAACCTTTTTTTCATAAGATTTGTTTTTAATAGATATGGTGTACATTTTCATTAAGACAACATACACAATTTTGAACCTATCATGAAATATATCTAATCTATGATTTTTTAACATTTTTTTATAAGAAAATGCTAATAGTCTTGTCTGTAAATATGCAGAAATAGTAGCAGTTATCCTGAACTTAGAATGACTAGTATAAAGTACTTTGAAAAAATTGAATGTGCTCCTAAATGAATCCTTTGAAACTGTTCCATCCTTTAAACCATTTTCTAATAAGTAAGGACTAGGATTCATTGCACTGGCAAATTTTCTTTTTTTTGTTATTTCATTTACAACTTGATTTATTTCTTTTGAGTCACTAATTCCTCTTGAATGACGATCTATATAGCTTATTATTTGAGTATCGAGACTTATGTCATATAATGTTCCAAATCTATAATCTTTTTGTACATGAGCCAATGAAACTGAATCAGCATTTAATAAAAACAATGCATCTGATTCAAAATTTGATTGTAATACTCCTTTTGAGAAACTAAAATCTAAATTCATTGGAACTGCCAAGTCATTACTCTCCCCTTTATTCACATAGACAATATCGACATTATTAAATAATCCTATATTCTTAATAAATATATCAATTACGGCATCAAGATTCTTCGCTCTACCCATCTCACTGAATAAAAATCTTCTATAATCGAGAAGACTTGTTTTTCTTATATTATCCATGTTACACCACCTCTAAATTTATTCTATTTATTCTTAAACTATGCTTCAAGTATTCTGTTTAGTAGAAACGAAGTATTTTCCGTATATTTAATTAACTGATTAAAACACCATTGTTTTGATTATATAATGATGTTTTTTTAAAAGGCAACTTGCGTTTTGCTTTGAAAAGTCATATATTTGTTAATACTTTAGCTATTTGGTAATTCTACTTCACTATCTTCTGTAGGTACGATGTAATCAGTATCTGGTTCAATGACATTAATCATATAATCTAATCCAAATTCCAATTCTCCATTAAAGGTAGTATCAGTATAAGAACCTATGTAGATTCCATCTATATTCATTTCAATACTAACTAGTCCATTACTGTCGGCTTTTATTGTGAATGATGTATAAGTAACTTCAAATCCTGATTCGATATTATATATTTCAAATTCATTTACTCCAGTAAAATCAATTCTAACTGAATCATCAATAAATTCTAATAGTTCTAATACTGAAGTAGAATTTAAAACTATACTATAAGTAGTTTCATCTCCATCTACAGATTCTTGAATTAAAGATATATTTGCACTATCGACAAGAAAACTTGGTAAAAATAAATAATACTCATCTACTGAATAATTATCATAAGCTGAAATGAGATTATATGTATTACTAAAAAATCCATCCTCAACTTCGTATACATCACCATTTAAATACATAACACGATATCTTTCATAGTCCACAATATCGCCATCATATAAGTTGTCGTTTTTATAATCGCTATCAACTTCAACTCGATTCCAAAAATATACATCACTACCACTTACCATTCTCATAGTTCTACCTTGAGTAGTTGAATCAATCGAGAGAGAACTTGGATAATCCACATGAGTTTGTACATTATAGTCATATTCAGAATACTCTTGGTTCAAATAATTATTCAAAATAGTATTAATAGATGTTGTAGTTTCTGATATTTCAGAACTAGACATACTTAATCCATCAAAACTAGGGATATTAATAGTAACATTACTACCTACTTCTAAAAATGTTAAATCATAATGGAATGTTAAAGTCGATGCAAGGCTTTCAACTTCAAAATCATATTCATATGATTTAATAAACCCATCCTCAATATTGACATAAGCTGCAAAATCAGTTTCATTTTCTGGTATACCTATGAATTCAGTAATTAATGGATTCCCAATTATTGCTAATACTGTATCCATGATATTACTTGCCCCACCATTGAATTCAATTTCATACTTGCTTCCACTATGATAAATTATGTCAGATATTTGAGTTTCAGTATATTCAAACAATACTTTAGCAAATACAGAATATTCAAAATCAAATTCTGACAATACTGTTTCAGAATCAAAACCTGTCAATTTATTTTCTGTATCATATGAAATGGTAGTTAAACTATTATCCTTCAGGAATGAATGTCTAATTCCATCAAATAAAATTAAACCACTCAATTCTTCATATCTATAATATGGAATAGTGCTTTCTGAATCATACTTTACATTTCCTTCAATGACAGCGCTTGGTCCACCAATACCACCTAATGCTATATCAACACTCAAATTATAATCATATTCGAATTCGCTTGCATCAACTGTGTTTGTTCTAGCATCAAAGAATAAATCTGCATTAGCCATCCATTTTGCATATACAGTTACTTCCTCAGTTATAGCCATTGGCCAAGTTGCAGAAGTGTTAAATTCTGAATCTAAAAACCATCCTACAAAAGCAACTCCATTTTTAGTTGGATCAGATGGTGCATTTACATTAGAATTTTCACTAACATTCAAATCACTAATGATTGTTCCTCCATTAGTATTAAATCTTACAGAATAAGTTTTTGTATCATTAATGTTGTCATCTACTGGTGGAGTATCTGTTGTACCACCACAAGCTGTCAATAAAACAATTAACATTAAAGCTAAAAACATTTTTTTCATTTTAAATCTCCCTTTTATTTTATTTAAAATGTGCATTAAAAAAACGACGCACAACTTCCCTATTTATATTATAACACACTTAATTATAAAAAACAGGTCATATAAGGACCAAAATAAAAAGCCCAAAAGGGCTTTGTTATGACTTTTATATCATATTTGTCAACTATTTGTGATACGGCTCGTCGTTGTTTATTCTAAATGAACTAAATAATTGTTCTAATGAGTTATCGAGTTAGTCTTTTAAGATATGTGAATTAACTATTTTACTATTCTTATTTTGTATTAATTTTAAGATATATTTAGATTTAACTTGTTTAGAAGCTAATGTTTGTTTTATTACAGGTAATTTTAATATAGCTCCTAAGATTGATGCTAAAGCTCTATGTCTAAAATGAGCTTGATTATCAAAGATTAAGTTTTGCAACTTACCTGTTTCAATCGCTTCTAATACAACTCTATGAGCCATATTTACTGGGGTAAATACTTTTTGGTCACGAGGGTTCATTTTAATAGCGTCTGAACCACATACTCTCGCACAAACTCCACAACCAATACAGTTCTCTTCTACAAGTTGTGCTAACATCTTTTTACTATTAGGTAGATTCCTCGAAACCATTGATAAAGCTTCAACAGGACAAACATCAACACACTTTTGGCATCCTTTACAATTATCATCAATAATATTACAAATAAAATTAGATGAGTTAATTGCTTGATAAGGTCCAACTTTTCTTGCGCCTACTAAAGCTTCACAGCAACAACTACAACAGTTACAGATAAAAGCTACTTCATTTTGGACATTATCACCAAATTGAACTAGATTATGTTTCTTAGCTAGTTCTAATAGATCTAAACATTCCTCTTCCTCTACTTGTCTTGCGTAACCATATTTAATTAAAGAAGCTGCTGTTTGATTAAATGTCATACAAATTTCCATTGGAGCATCGCAAGCTTCGCCCACATGCTCTTTTTTATGTCGACAATAACAAGTACCTATCCCAATATGAGTAGCTGTTTTAATCACCTTTGTCGCTCTCTCATAATCAAGAACATGAATCATATGATCTTCAATTGTTTCCTCATGAACATAAGCACGACCAATTGGCGTCGGTAAAGTTAATAAATCAGTAACAAACTCGTCTTCAATATTCATATATTGATAGAATAACTCTCCTAGTAATTTCTGATCAAAATTACCACCAATTCTCATCATTGAGAATTCAAAGAATCCGGCCATTGGTGGTGGTAAAGAAAACGTTTGATTTCCATCACGTTCAACGTCAACTAAAAGAGCTCTTGAAGCAAGTTCATTTAAGACAACACTTGCTTCTGCTTCAGACTTCTTCCACGCCTTTGCTGCAGTCTTTGTAGTAAAGGGCTTAATTGGTAGTAAAGACACTAATTTAGCCTCTTCTTCAGAGAATAATAACTTCAGTATTTCATACAGTGTATCAGAAGGTGGTACACCTTGGGGAAACTTATTTAATCTATCAACTAATTTTTCATATCCACTTCTTGATGTATTATGACCCATAAAAACCTCCGTATATTAGAATAACTACTATTAGTTTTATTATACTATAAAAAGGAAAAAGCCCAAAAAGGGCTTTTTCTATTGTTATAAATTTCACTTCTTACTACTTCTTTGATAAAAAGGTAACCCATATATATAACCAATAAAAATACAGAATGATAGCCATACAATAACATATACAAGATGATTAAACTCTAAGATCATTCCAAATACTGGTGTATTTGTAGCTGGTCCTAACATATAAAACATATTTGATTCACTTGGATTATTAACTATATATGAAATTAACCCAAATAGTAATGCCATAGGTAAAGTCCAAATAATATAAGTATAGAAATCCTTCTTTTTAAGCTTAAAGTCAAAAACTCTAAACATATATATCGAACTAACTATGATTAAGATATGTCTTAAAAAGAACTGATAGAAATAATATCTTGTAGGTCCTTCTAAAATATTAGGAAAAAGCAGAGTTGATATTGC
Coding sequences within it:
- the psaC gene encoding Photosystem I iron-sulfur center → MGHNTSRSGYEKLVDRLNKFPQGVPPSDTLYEILKLLFSEEEAKLVSLLPIKPFTTKTAAKAWKKSEAEASVVLNELASRALLVDVERDGNQTFSLPPPMAGFFEFSMMRIGGNFDQKLLGELFYQYMNIEDEFVTDLLTLPTPIGRAYVHEETIEDHMIHVLDYERATKVIKTATHIGIGTCYCRHKKEHVGEACDAPMEICMTFNQTAASLIKYGYARQVEEEECLDLLELAKKHNLVQFGDNVQNEVAFICNCCSCCCEALVGARKVGPYQAINSSNFICNIIDDNCKGCQKCVDVCPVEALSMVSRNLPNSKKMLAQLVEENCIGCGVCARVCGSDAIKMNPRDQKVFTPVNMAHRVVLEAIETGKLQNLIFDNQAHFRHRALASILGAILKLPVIKQTLASKQVKSKYILKLIQNKNSKIVNSHILKD
- the rhlE_2 gene encoding ATP-dependent RNA helicase RhlE, whose protein sequence is MEFKDLNIIEPILKALKIKEYTIPTPVQEKSIPVLLNNQDVMGSAQTGTGKTAAFAIPILQKIYLEKLEENTKEKTIKALVLAPTRELALQIYDNFVEYSKYINVNATVVYGGIKQSRQVRDLQRGVDILVATPGRLLDLIKQKKLSLSNVDYLVLDEADRMLDMGFINDVKKIISMVKKERQTMLFSATLPKAITNLANEILQNPVRIKVSPEDETIDRITQSVYYVSKKSKIKLLIKLLKQEEYKAVLVFSRTKYGAEDIVRDLNAEGLKSSSLHGDKAQGDRQKVLKAFKKKEIRILVATDIAARGIDVNEVSHVINYDLPEVPETYIHRIGRTGRAGQGGVTIAFCSPNQFNLLQEIEKHIKMKIPMSKDKKLSLDPSKIVVAPHKRNTSKSSKTSGNKNKKHSSSRRISDNRKVETKSNSRNRNQQRNRRNK
- a CDS encoding Listeria-Bacteroides repeat domain; its protein translation is MKKMFLALMLIVLLTACGGTTDTPPVDDNINDTKTYSVRFNTNGGTIISDLNVSENSNVNAPSDPTKNGVAFVGWFLDSEFNTSATWPMAITEEVTVYAKWMANADLFFDARTNTVDASEFEYDYNLSVDIALGGIGGPSAVIEGNVKYDSESTIPYYRYEELSGLILFDGIRHSFLKDNSLTTISYDTENKLTGFDSETVLSEFDFEYSVFAKVLFEYTETQISDIIYHSGSKYEIEFNGGASNIMDTVLAIIGNPLITEFIGIPENETDFAAYVNIEDGFIKSYEYDFEVESLASTLTFHYDLTFLEVGSNVTINIPSFDGLSMSSSEISETTTSINTILNNYLNQEYSEYDYNVQTHVDYPSSLSIDSTTQGRTMRMVSGSDVYFWNRVEVDSDYKNDNLYDGDIVDYERYRVMYLNGDVYEVEDGFFSNTYNLISAYDNYSVDEYYLFLPSFLVDSANISLIQESVDGDETTYSIVLNSTSVLELLEFIDDSVRIDFTGVNEFEIYNIESGFEVTYTSFTIKADSNGLVSIEMNIDGIYIGSYTDTTFNGELEFGLDYMINVIEPDTDYIVPTEDSEVELPNS
- a CDS encoding Integral membrane protein is translated as MGEFFERVAYNTESEFTLLSLEHYITVVVCFLLIFGFYFLSPKLRDKKYEVVLRYLFALFMLFSQITIFKHSYDNGFKWYRYLPEATCGWAIIFGALSLMTKNRTLVVLTFFWGWGAISTLLFPNILEGPTRYYFYQFFLRHILIIVSSIYMFRVFDFKLKKKDFYTYIIWTLPMALLFGLISYIVNNPSESNMFYMLGPATNTPVFGMILEFNHLVYVIVWLSFCIFIGYIYGLPFYQRSSKK